From the genome of Tachypleus tridentatus isolate NWPU-2018 chromosome 6, ASM421037v1, whole genome shotgun sequence:
TGTATCGTTAGTGCTAGCAAAACCAAAGCAATTTTTTGGACTACCCAACCATATCTTTGGCCCATTATTATGAtatcaaaactgaaaatatttctatatgACTCTGCATTAAAGTCAGATATCTTGGTGTCATATTTGATAAACACCTTATTTGAAAGGCCCACCTCTTGACCTTATCTGCTCCAATAATACGGAAACTCGCTGGTGTTTACATCAATCCCTCTTTCTATACTTGTTTAAATTCTTCATTCAACATTGTTTGATTTATGACCACCTGCGTGGAGCTGGGTCTTCCCTTTTCATCACAGACTATAAATTCTGGAGCACTACACACTTCAGATACCTTTCGACATGCAAATAATTAGTCCAAGTAAAGAACTTTATAATCATATATCTTTCTCATAGATTCTGGTACATCTCAAACATCCTCGATTTCAATATATTAATCACTGTTTCTGGACTCATAATGTCATATTTGGATATCTTCTCTCTCTCCCTATATGCCACAAAAGGAAACTATTACCATCAGTAGAACACTTGTTAAACTTTTATTGTATGTCCTTAGCATAAGATTATTCCCTGTAGAGCCTACAAAAGTATATACATTACGTATATTAACTGTCTTTATAAATTTGTGTTACTGATCTAATACCCTTCTTTGTCCTCTGTTAAAAGAAATCTGCACTCTCCACTTTCATGGCATAtccaattttattttctacaaatcCATTTTAATCAGTTTTCACTTCCTTCTTCTTACATTGCCTggtcaaagaaaaaatatatccaCAACTGCCAAAAGCCACCATTAGCTCCAGGCAAAAATTGGTGTGTGCTCGTCCTTCCCAAAAATAGTTTATGAAGTGGTGCTGCATATAGTGTAGTTGACTGAAAGTGCAATGTAGCACTTAAAAGTtccatatttatatacattacatATGCTTTTTGCTGCTATCACGGACACTTGATGAGCAGAGACTCCTAAAAAAATACCCTCATTCTTTCGGTAGGCTTGGATGTAAAGTTTTGCCGACCAGCAACCCTCTGGCTGAAATGAAAtcgtataatatttatttactcagACTTTTGTTATTCATCCTCCAGCTCAAAGAAGAAGTTTTAGCAATTGATGACAGGTCGCTTAATCATTAATTTGTGAGAAacgaaagataaaattaaaatgttatctttaatTGCTTCAAATCTGGAATCCAATgagaaaaaggaaaagaaagatgagaaaacaacaactttagtTTATGTGATTAGTATCACAAATGATCAGCCTTTTGGTTTCTAATGTCTCATCACCTTTTGACATTTAAACTATAATATTCACTAGTGTTCGTAAACACCCTGGCCTCACACCACTTCTTTTCTCTTGGAACTTTATTAGCTATTCAATATACTGGCATCTGTAGCTGAATATGGCTAGTTTTTGTTCTGCAGCTATGTATTTAAAGTGCTGACTCAGGAGTGTAGCACTTTTTATAGTGCAGACTCACCAACAATCCTTTTTCGAATTTAACTTTTTGTCGTGTCTTCTGCTAATGACAGAATAAAGGATGCTATAGAAATGGTCCTCactttaaactattaaaactaaaacaggGACAATCTATTTGGTAAAGAGTGAGTATGCAAGTAACAGAAAGGTTGTATGTTTTCTGATTATCATTTCCAAATGCAGAATGGCTTAACCTGAACCTTGGGGACTCTGACATTGTCTTTAGCATATCTATCGAATGAAGTGTGTTCAGGTTGACAATTGCAAAATTATACCTATTTATGGAACTATTTCAGTTAATATCGCATGGGATGTAGAAAAAAAGAGATGTCATTTTATTATGAGATAAGGACTACTAAACGTttttctcaaatatatatatatatatatatataaattattttgtaaatgctgGTGATTTCAGGTGATGTGGTTTGTAAATGAGTAAAATACCACATgtgcaaaataattaaaacaatattaggtAATTGAAACTTTAGATACTTAACAAAACAATACATTCGAAACTGGTAAAAGTTTAATAGAAGACGTTAAGAAATAATATTCCCACTTTTAGTAAACAAGCAAGTCTATATGAAATACATCTTCTAAACGTTTTAACAGCAACTCAGTGGTTCATCGTCAGTTGTCATCTCAGTTAATCCTTTACTTTACCACTGAACAACACCAGGGATATACTTGTCTATCAGGGTCTGGTAGTAAGGAAGAAGACTTTTCACATCTGGAATGTCTTTAGACTTGGAGTAAAGGTCGAATTTGCTGTGAATGATaacatacatgtataaataaattataaatttatatctatttaataTTCTACTAAAAAACTGATGCTGCCAGATGGCGTAACCAGTATAGATAAACCAGATTAGTAGAGATTGTTTTCCTCTCTTACAGTCAAATAGAGTTGACAAAATGAACTTATTAGTACGAAACTCTCCCCTTCATGAACAATAACCAGATGCAccttaattgaaaatatttttggttttacaGTAAAGGTtaagtatgtttataaattattctggAAAAGTGTgtttgcgtgtttttcttatagcaaagccatatcagactatcagatatgaccaccaaggataatcgaacctctgattttagcgttgtaaatgcgaagacttaccgctgtcccagtgagAGActtggaaaagtaaaatatgcacTCGAACCATATTTGAACTCCTGCTTCTATGTGCTGGAGACATGTTCCCCTTTTTAAGTGCCACAAGACTCATTCTCCATTTGACTGGGTTTTTTAGAAGAGAAAGTGTTAGAGTTTGACAGCTCGCCAAATGGCTAGAATTAACCAAAACCAGGATTACAATTTCcacttttgaaatataaatgcatCTTGgcttaatttgtttctttgaaaactCACCTGAATTCCTTGACCCAAGGTAACATAGCCATGTCTTTGTTATTGCAGAGGTAATTATAATCTCCTGATGTGTGCCATGGGTAAAACGAATGAAATCGGATGATGTACAGAGCTTCATCTGGTAAAGAACTCTTATGATTTACCAAGACGTGGTACAGGTACTCATCGTGACCCCAGGACATCAGAACATTTTCTAACCCACATTTTTCAGTATACATGCCTATTTTGGTATTGTAACGGGTATCTTTCATGTCAAGATTTTCGTTAAATGTAATGTTTTGGTAAACTACAGAATCTGCAAAGTAACAGCCTAATGGATAAGTATCCCCTACTACAGCCCATTGAGGTTCGCCAAAGAGAATCATCACTTTTCCAAGATCGTGAATCAATCCAGTCAGATGAAACCAGTCGAGTTCCGGATGAGCCTTTCGGATTTTTTCAGCTGTCTGAAAACCATGGAAGTTGTTGGGAATATCCAAATCTGGGTCAGCTTCATCTACTACTCCATTCAGTTTTTCTAAAACTTCCATGATAGTCATCCCTCCCTTGTCGAATTTGGTCCAGGAAGCCTTCTAGTGAAAGGAACATCAAAAGATTAGACTTTACTACAATTTCCCCAAGTTATTAACATGctcaaaagaaataaacacatgGGAACAATCAAACAGTTACAAATGCTCCCTCTACTGGAAAACACAGAGGGAAGTTATCCcattttattacaataactgAAGATTTATCTTTATTTAGCATATGTGCATAAGTTTACCATCCTCATAATTCCTCTAATCTAGATACTGAAAGTatgaactgtaatatatatacaacaaaactggaaaaatatttgttgagttCTAAATTTAGAatcttcgtttttttttaaataagtttgttttttattaataactttggTGATAAAACAGAAGacagcttaattcagaaacaatttaattttaaaaattaatcaatatttttattttgtggtaAATTTTATGAGCTTGATTCTACGCTGTATGATCCCACACTTTGTCTCTACTTTAGGCTTAATATACctacactcactacacttataaggtttcacggtaCACACTTCCTCATAACCTCCTTGCACCCACGTCACTAAAATCGGAATTGACGGACACTAATCGAACTATTCCATCTAAATAAATGCATCTTGTCTTTTATGACTTGCTATTTCGAGAAATGAAACGTGGCGTGATGTGACACATACTGATTTGAAGAAGGTTAGATGGTATAAGTTCCGGATTTGTTCCACGAAAACTACGGTGAAATATTATTCCAAAAATTTTAAGATTTAATACCTGTCaaaaatatagtataatataatataatatattatagtataatcggtgtaatttgaaaaacattcaCGTGCTTCAATACGAAACATCATACTCACTCTATTGAGGGCAAATTCTACAGTTTGGTTtgtgtgcattttcttatagGTTTCCCGCACTCGTTTTTGAATGTAATCGCCCTGCTCAAAAATCatagaaaaacatataaatacaattttagttGTAGTTCATTGAAAAACATATAAGTGCAATTTTATCTGTAGCCTACAGAAAAAGCATATCAACAGAATTTCAGTTGCAGTTCTTTGAAGATCATATAAGTGCAATTTTTTATAATTCACTAAAAATCATATACGTATTTTTACTTTAGTTCATAGATAATCCTATAAGTacaattttaactgtattttattgaaaattatataaatataattttatttgtagttcATAGGAAAACATATACGATTTTATTTGTAGTTCATCAAAAAATCATATtagcacagttttatttttaattcattgaaAATCATGTAAGTACAGTTTTATTCTTAAACTAGTtatttaagattttctttttgaattacaTTGAAATGAGCAGCTGgtataacaataattattgttgttagaTACCCGCAGTagacaaaatgtatataattcattgtgtagcttcgagCGAAAAAACTACGTAACTAAACTTACTTTGTTCACATTATATTCCCTGAATTTTTTCTCCTTGTTTTCTGTGCAGCAAAGCTCAGAAGGATTAGACATAATAATTAGATCTTCCATAGTGAAGATGTAAAAGTTATACTGTGAAGAGAATTAAATACGTAGTTTACAGTCTAGCAAATATATACGTGTGACATAAAGTGGGAGGAGCAACGTGGTAATAGCATTCGAATGGTCAAGGGCAAAACTGTGAAATATTAGCAGCTCATCTCTGCACATATAGGTTTaaacgtaaagaaaaaacaaaagtttcagaaGAGGCACTTCGTCTCATATTTATATAGTCCTTTAACGCCCTCTACAGCACATCTAAAGATAACTTTGATGTGAGTTTCCAAACGAAAGAGAAAAATTATCCATAGCTgtgaacaaatctttatttttattaagcacaaaactacacattgcaCTATTCGTGCTTTGCTCACTGCTGGTATCTAAAaccaatttttagcgttacaaatcccCAGTCTCACACCTGAGTGATTAGGGAATCGTTTAACTAGtaaaaaatgttgttcttttttattcagcttgaatttttagaaatttgagagaacaaaaaacaaacagatattaacaTCAGCTTTATAGACCTAGACATAAAAATTTAGTGTTTCATTGTTTTCGTTGAATATTTTACAATAGATCTGAATTAGTAAAGAACGGAAGTTACGAAAGTGTGTGAGCCAAACACTGTGTCTTTATCTTCAAAATTCATGTCTGTtgtgttttttcatttactttacgTTCCATTGACGTTATTTTTCGTGTTTACTAATATAAGGATGACATAGGGAGGGAAGTGCTAAAGTGTAGAGACTTGTAACGCTTAAATCCGGGGTAAGATTCCCCACTGTGAACAGAGAgtagataatccattgtgtagttttgtacttaactataaaAAAACCCACTGAAGCATGCTGTTTACAAAATTTACGGGGGTGTTAGTTCTGTAGTAATAAACAATACTCACTTTTGAAAAACATGTTTTCAGACAGTTTTATTTAAGTATGTGTTCCCTCCCACCATAAAGTGTAGCTTTTCTCAATGATATCGATTTTTTATCGTGAAATCTCGCTAGGAGTGAGCGGTAATTTTTACGTGCATAGGTTACCTTGAATTACAC
Proteins encoded in this window:
- the LOC143253748 gene encoding inositol oxygenase-like isoform X2, yielding MEDLIIMSNPSELCCTENKEKKFREYNVNKGDYIQKRVRETYKKMHTNQTVEFALNRKASWTKFDKGGMTIMEVLEKLNGVVDEADPDLDIPNNFHGFQTAEKIRKAHPELDWFHLTGLIHDLGKVMILFGEPQWAVVGDTYPLGCYFADSVVYQNITFNENLDMKDTRYNTKIGMYTEKCGLENVLMSWGHDEYLYHVLVNHKSSLPDEALYIIRFHSFYPWHTSGDYNYLCNNKDMAMLPWVKEFSKFDLYSKSKDIPDVKSLLPYYQTLIDKYIPGVVQW
- the LOC143253748 gene encoding inositol oxygenase-like isoform X1; the encoded protein is MEDLIIMSNPSELCCTENKEKKFREYNVNKQGDYIQKRVRETYKKMHTNQTVEFALNRKASWTKFDKGGMTIMEVLEKLNGVVDEADPDLDIPNNFHGFQTAEKIRKAHPELDWFHLTGLIHDLGKVMILFGEPQWAVVGDTYPLGCYFADSVVYQNITFNENLDMKDTRYNTKIGMYTEKCGLENVLMSWGHDEYLYHVLVNHKSSLPDEALYIIRFHSFYPWHTSGDYNYLCNNKDMAMLPWVKEFSKFDLYSKSKDIPDVKSLLPYYQTLIDKYIPGVVQW